In a single window of the Nocardiopsis composta genome:
- a CDS encoding transposase family protein, producing MPRAARGRRHPLSCVVLTALCAVLAGARSFAAIGQWAANAPSTPWPAWAPAPPTRPWPCAARPRPTPSGVCSSPCHPPT from the coding sequence ATGCCCCGCGCGGCCCGGGGCCGCCGCCACCCCCTGAGCTGTGTCGTCCTCACCGCGCTGTGCGCCGTCCTGGCCGGAGCCCGCTCGTTCGCCGCGATCGGCCAGTGGGCCGCCAACGCCCCCAGCACACCCTGGCCCGCCTGGGCGCCCGCACCGCCGACCCGGCCCTGGCCGTGCGCCGCCCGCCCTCGCCCGACACCATCCGGCGTGTGCTCATCGCCCTGCCACCCACCCACCTGA
- a CDS encoding phytase produces the protein MNGPYRIRPLPAVSLPALALATAITAVPAAADEESGLPEITPRAETAAVHGDEEGRNSDADDPAIWLHPDDPERSLVITALKEGGLHVYGLDAESVQEIPAPAPPGEGDAPGRFNNVDLVQGLETASGPVDIAVSSDRGHDRLRIHRIDPDDPDAPLTDVTDPDAPWIFSDSQEEVNGEATAYGLTTWTDPETGRSYAVATQAARTTLALLELLPTPEGTVTYREVRTIELPGTFRMPDGTSWTPCGDPGELPQAEGLAVDPESGTLFAAQETVGIWRMRADLKGEPELVDRVREYGVPAEYDEQADECIPGGDPGYGGEHLTADVEGLAVLPDGEGGGRLLASSQGDDSFSAYDLEEVREDDEAYTGGFRVVAASEELDGSEECDGLEVFAEPLGERYPDGLMVVQDGEATPENDNEERGDATGFKFVDLADVRDALDD, from the coding sequence GTGAACGGCCCGTACCGGATCCGCCCACTCCCCGCGGTCTCCCTCCCGGCGCTGGCACTGGCCACCGCGATCACCGCCGTCCCCGCAGCGGCGGACGAGGAGAGCGGACTGCCCGAGATCACCCCGCGAGCCGAGACCGCCGCCGTCCACGGCGACGAGGAGGGGAGGAACTCCGACGCCGACGACCCGGCGATCTGGCTCCACCCCGACGACCCGGAGCGCAGCCTGGTCATCACCGCCCTCAAGGAGGGCGGGCTGCACGTCTACGGCCTGGACGCCGAGTCGGTGCAGGAGATCCCCGCGCCCGCGCCGCCCGGAGAGGGCGACGCCCCGGGCCGGTTCAACAACGTCGACCTGGTGCAGGGGCTGGAAACGGCCTCCGGCCCGGTCGACATCGCGGTCTCCAGCGACCGCGGCCACGACAGGCTGCGGATCCACCGCATCGACCCGGACGACCCCGACGCGCCGCTCACCGACGTCACCGACCCGGACGCGCCGTGGATCTTCTCCGACTCCCAGGAGGAGGTCAACGGGGAGGCCACCGCCTACGGCCTGACCACCTGGACCGATCCGGAGACGGGCCGCTCCTACGCCGTGGCCACCCAGGCCGCCCGCACCACCCTCGCGCTGCTGGAGCTGCTGCCCACCCCCGAGGGGACGGTGACCTACCGCGAGGTCCGCACCATCGAGCTGCCCGGCACCTTCCGGATGCCCGACGGCACCTCCTGGACGCCGTGCGGCGACCCCGGCGAGCTGCCGCAGGCCGAGGGCCTGGCGGTCGACCCGGAGAGCGGAACGCTGTTCGCCGCGCAGGAGACCGTCGGCATCTGGCGGATGCGCGCGGACCTGAAGGGCGAGCCCGAGCTGGTGGACCGGGTCCGCGAGTACGGTGTTCCGGCCGAGTACGACGAGCAGGCCGACGAGTGCATCCCCGGCGGCGACCCCGGCTACGGCGGCGAGCACCTCACCGCCGACGTCGAGGGCCTGGCCGTGCTCCCCGACGGCGAGGGCGGCGGCCGGCTGCTGGCCTCCAGCCAGGGGGACGACTCCTTCTCCGCCTACGACCTGGAGGAGGTGCGCGAGGACGATGAGGCCTACACCGGCGGCTTCCGGGTGGTCGCCGCGTCCGAGGAACTCGACGGCTCCGAGGAGTGCGACGGCCTGGAGGTGTTCGCCGAACCGCTCGGCGAGAGGTACCCGGACGGCCTGATGGTGGTCCAGGACGGAGAGGCCACCCCGGAGAACGACAACGAGGAGCGCGGCGACGCCACCGGCTTCAAGTTCGTCGACCTCGCCGACGTCCGGGACGCCCTGGACGACTGA
- a CDS encoding C2 family cysteine protease: protein MLEYGAVVLLIALIAGAVFGFGVPGKVARLFEAGFEGVETATGGGPSAGPQEDGRYWNQADPDDPGHQGPPPGHPAGPPAEPTHPDDPGYQGPPPGHPAGPPEEPYEGPEPEHSDPENVQAALDELDECLERWNEDAPWFSGSCAWDVYKDLSLEDFAGVVDRLSPQELQRLFESGPIPLDQDYFDFIDDVMELSHLDTIRALQDSGATPFAQPGFDGVGGDPASGDTPGDVTYREPASYSLYGSTEDGEDPVKWEHIDQNSLGDCWLMATMGAMAVQSPGLVEEMIEENPNGTFTVTFPGRDPITVTPDLPTNPDGTLAFAGSQEDPPVIWPAVIEKAYAQMEGNDYGNIENWHPGGAMNTFTGDAGLDYIPDFTGTDIDTLADDFENGEAITFSTPPNGDDKEKKELIQDNTLVSGHVYFVTSVDRENGTVTVRNPWGPHTDDIVMTIDEVNDNIAAVHSTDLDE from the coding sequence ATGCTCGAATACGGGGCCGTCGTCCTGCTGATCGCCCTGATCGCAGGCGCCGTCTTCGGGTTCGGGGTCCCGGGGAAGGTCGCCCGGCTGTTCGAGGCGGGGTTCGAGGGCGTCGAAACGGCGACCGGAGGCGGCCCCTCGGCCGGGCCGCAGGAGGACGGGCGGTACTGGAACCAGGCCGACCCGGACGACCCGGGCCACCAGGGGCCGCCGCCCGGGCATCCGGCCGGCCCGCCGGCCGAACCGACCCATCCGGACGACCCGGGCTACCAGGGGCCGCCGCCGGGGCACCCCGCGGGCCCGCCGGAGGAGCCCTACGAGGGGCCGGAGCCGGAGCACTCCGACCCGGAGAACGTGCAGGCCGCCCTGGACGAGCTGGACGAGTGCCTGGAGCGGTGGAACGAGGACGCACCCTGGTTCTCCGGCAGCTGCGCCTGGGACGTCTACAAGGACCTCTCCCTGGAGGACTTCGCCGGGGTGGTCGACCGGCTCTCCCCGCAGGAGCTGCAGCGCCTCTTCGAGTCCGGCCCCATCCCGCTCGACCAGGACTACTTCGACTTCATCGACGACGTCATGGAGCTGTCCCACCTGGACACCATCCGGGCCCTGCAGGACAGCGGTGCGACGCCCTTCGCCCAGCCGGGCTTCGACGGCGTCGGCGGCGACCCGGCGTCCGGTGACACCCCGGGCGACGTCACCTACCGGGAGCCCGCCTCCTACTCGCTCTACGGCTCCACCGAGGACGGCGAGGACCCGGTGAAGTGGGAGCACATCGACCAGAACTCGCTCGGCGACTGCTGGCTGATGGCGACCATGGGCGCGATGGCCGTGCAGAGCCCGGGGCTGGTGGAGGAGATGATCGAGGAGAACCCGAACGGCACCTTCACCGTGACCTTCCCCGGGCGGGACCCGATCACGGTCACCCCGGACCTGCCCACCAACCCCGACGGCACGCTCGCCTTCGCCGGCTCGCAGGAGGACCCCCCGGTCATCTGGCCGGCCGTCATCGAGAAGGCCTACGCCCAGATGGAGGGGAACGACTACGGCAACATCGAGAACTGGCACCCCGGCGGCGCGATGAACACCTTCACCGGCGATGCGGGACTGGATTACATCCCCGACTTCACCGGGACCGACATCGACACCCTCGCCGACGACTTCGAGAACGGCGAGGCGATCACCTTCTCCACCCCGCCGAACGGCGACGACAAGGAGAAGAAGGAGCTGATCCAGGACAACACCCTGGTCAGCGGGCACGTCTACTTCGTGACCTCGGTCGACCGGGAGAACGGGACGGTGACGGTGCGCAACCCGTGGGGCCCGCACACCGATGACATCGTGATGACCATCGACGAGGTGAACGACAACATCGCCGCCGTCCACTCCACGGACCTGGACGAGTAA